In Acidisarcina polymorpha, the DNA window AAATGTCGGCCCCTTCGTCGTTAAGAATTCATGTGATATAGGTCGAGATCCAGGTCAAGATAATCCGGGCCATGCAAAGAGTGTCCACCTGAGCGGGTAAAGCGGACCCATCGACGGATACCGAATCGTCTTCCCCTTGACGGCCATCCCAATTAGGGTTTGGGATAGACTCCCCAGCCGACACCGAGGTCAGAACCCTCGCCTCACGAAAACCGGATTCCGTTACGTCGAGTACATACGAGCCGGTCGTGGCGGAGGAGAAGCGAAATCCTCCTCGTCCATCAATGACTTGTTGAGCGATTGGCCTGCCCGTTTGCGAGAGCAGCCTAAGGACGGTGCCTCGTATCACTGCGCCGGAAGAATCCTGCACAGTTCCGGTCATGAAAGGGCCAATCTGCGCAAACAACTGAAGCGGGTCCAACAGGGGCAATAGAAAGACAGGTTCCGAGATTTTGATCGCAGACTCCAGCAATAGTCCGGGGCATGGGTGATGCGCCTGTGAGTTGTTCTGAAGACAGCGTAGAGAAATAACCTGTAGATTGCCTGAAGATTGAACA includes these proteins:
- a CDS encoding carboxypeptidase-like regulatory domain-containing protein translates to MTGTVQDSSGAVIRGTVLRLLSQTGRPIAQQVIDGRGGFRFSSATTGSYVLDVTESGFREARVLTSVSAGESIPNPNWDGRQGEDDSVSVDGSALPAQVDTLCMARIILTWISTYIT